The following are encoded together in the Elusimicrobiota bacterium genome:
- a CDS encoding tetratricopeptide repeat protein, whose protein sequence is MKLSVIFLALASTAGAQMVTQTTISAVALLNQAQEAYNQRADMTKGREAIGLWESALKAESENYESLWKLARAYYWLGNRLPEKEQLNIFTKGKEYAEKAVKTKPGGVEGHYWLGVCLGRYGETKGILKSLMLVKPIRDEMETVLKFDPRHAGAYHVLGVLHRKAPGKPLSIGNRKKALHYAKKAVELDPGSIKYALGLGEAYEALGEDEKAVEAFEEVKKMPPNPEYLPESLEDKETAEKLIARLNKK, encoded by the coding sequence ATGAAATTATCGGTTATTTTTTTGGCCTTGGCGTCAACGGCCGGGGCTCAAATGGTCACCCAAACCACTATTTCCGCGGTCGCCCTCTTGAATCAGGCTCAAGAGGCCTATAATCAGAGAGCTGACATGACCAAGGGCCGCGAAGCGATCGGACTTTGGGAGTCGGCGCTTAAAGCCGAGTCGGAAAATTATGAATCCCTCTGGAAATTGGCCCGCGCCTATTATTGGCTTGGCAATCGTTTACCTGAAAAAGAGCAGCTGAATATTTTTACCAAAGGCAAGGAATACGCCGAAAAAGCCGTCAAAACCAAGCCCGGCGGGGTCGAGGGTCATTATTGGCTGGGTGTTTGCCTGGGCCGCTACGGCGAGACCAAGGGCATCCTAAAAAGCTTGATGCTGGTCAAACCTATTCGCGACGAAATGGAGACAGTGTTAAAGTTTGACCCCAGGCATGCCGGCGCTTATCATGTGTTGGGCGTTCTCCATCGAAAGGCTCCCGGAAAACCTTTATCAATCGGTAATAGAAAGAAGGCCCTTCATTACGCCAAAAAGGCGGTCGAACTTGATCCCGGCTCGATCAAATACGCCCTCGGCCTGGGCGAGGCTTACGAAGCTTTGGGCGAGGATGAAAAGGCGGTCGAAGCGTTTGAAGAGGTCAAGAAAATGCCTCCTAATCCCGAATATCTCCCCGAGTCCCTCGAAGACAAAGAAACCGCCGAAAAATTGATCGCCCGGCTTAATAAGAAATAA
- a CDS encoding carboxypeptidase regulatory-like domain-containing protein, which yields MKSRRSTFTGGFDKGLTLIEIVVTLLIVSTVFVSFSTIFSSASKSMHFSRARTLASNLAQEKMQIIKQLSYHNILVTTTTLYRTEFDPDLPYDDGYYPVEDIKEGGINYERLTYIQMAQEISGELQFQGATPDTGMKAITVSVIWQQGNEDKIVQVRNVVSNLNLVNANAAVKGNVEIEGTSTDIEGVLLVVAENAGWQDITDSGGDYLINLRPGSYNLTASAAGYFTKTIPFTVTDGQTLPQDIELKAMDKGTIQGEVWINNHLVISAVVASTTPAGMFETFELIELYNPTTYSWTINAGNLEVMYRNKDTGGPADDILLTYTTDTVRSWHYYLIASTSPILYGNQWLTADAIYSDLQAKNTIVNDSDGGIGIRYPGASTYYDRVAWSNSSGADPPSEFVETSALALASGLNAGEQIHRFARPWALWSTLGRCCDSNRNSINLYPWVMDVKNSTTSHRPNCGGLATGAVVTATDGLSLSTTTKLVSGATSDYSTFTLTSVATGTWYVYISSDSYTLQIATAEVTANTVISIPNSVTVPTYPYTSIYASILSQDNTEGYISGSVKNVAGSAINPAVKVSAGFYEEEASASHGGYLMALTPGTYDITANPNNGNSSYVSQTSQSVVVVLGKVTSGVNFTLSQGGKIRGFSTRDGINALPGIAYTAYNENDIAMANEVSGSDGRFLLTDLATGTYSVEPILGSGETSSPASISTTVAIGDDLHIGTFTISNAFGKITGTFKSGGEIIKTGVLVIVTTTTITTPPALSSNTLTGAPYYMTNSYEDGTYSVDVRGSTSTKYEVYAYYFTFSGDTPVINSSATSNVTVTAGQTTPDINLSW from the coding sequence GTGAAGAGTAGGCGATCGACTTTTACCGGTGGTTTTGACAAGGGTTTAACCTTGATCGAAATCGTGGTAACGTTGCTGATCGTCAGTACGGTTTTTGTCTCTTTTTCGACGATTTTCAGCAGCGCTTCCAAATCCATGCATTTTTCCCGCGCCCGGACCCTGGCCTCGAATCTGGCCCAGGAGAAAATGCAGATCATCAAGCAGCTTTCCTATCACAATATTTTAGTCACGACCACCACTTTATATCGAACAGAGTTCGACCCCGACCTTCCCTACGATGACGGTTATTATCCGGTCGAAGATATCAAAGAAGGCGGCATCAATTACGAGCGCCTGACCTATATTCAAATGGCCCAAGAAATCAGCGGAGAGCTTCAATTTCAAGGGGCGACGCCGGACACGGGCATGAAAGCCATCACCGTTTCCGTCATCTGGCAACAGGGTAATGAGGATAAGATCGTTCAGGTGCGCAATGTCGTTTCTAATCTTAATCTCGTCAACGCCAATGCCGCCGTCAAAGGCAACGTTGAAATCGAGGGAACCTCAACGGATATCGAGGGCGTTTTGTTGGTCGTCGCAGAAAATGCCGGCTGGCAGGATATTACCGATTCGGGAGGTGATTATTTAATCAATCTAAGGCCCGGTTCTTATAATTTAACCGCCTCAGCAGCCGGGTATTTCACGAAAACCATTCCTTTCACCGTGACGGACGGTCAAACGTTGCCCCAGGATATTGAATTGAAGGCCATGGACAAGGGAACGATTCAGGGCGAGGTTTGGATCAACAATCATTTGGTGATCAGCGCGGTTGTTGCCTCGACAACCCCGGCGGGCATGTTCGAAACTTTTGAATTGATCGAGCTTTATAATCCAACGACCTATAGCTGGACCATTAATGCCGGCAATTTGGAAGTGATGTATAGGAACAAAGATACCGGAGGTCCCGCCGATGATATTTTATTGACGTATACCACGGATACCGTGCGCTCTTGGCATTATTACTTGATCGCCAGCACGTCGCCTATTCTCTACGGCAATCAATGGCTTACTGCGGACGCCATTTACAGCGATTTGCAAGCCAAAAATACCATTGTTAACGATTCCGACGGCGGCATCGGCATCCGTTATCCCGGAGCATCGACTTATTATGACCGGGTCGCTTGGTCAAATTCCAGCGGCGCTGATCCTCCTTCTGAATTTGTGGAAACGTCGGCCTTGGCTTTAGCAAGCGGATTAAATGCCGGCGAACAAATACACCGTTTTGCCAGGCCATGGGCCCTATGGAGCACCCTCGGCAGATGCTGCGATTCAAATAGGAACTCGATTAATCTTTACCCATGGGTTATGGACGTTAAAAATTCAACCACCAGCCATCGGCCGAATTGCGGCGGTTTGGCCACGGGCGCCGTTGTTACGGCGACGGATGGGCTTTCTCTATCGACAACCACCAAATTGGTATCCGGAGCAACAAGCGATTATTCAACGTTTACATTGACTTCAGTAGCCACGGGAACCTGGTATGTCTATATTTCCAGCGACAGCTATACCCTGCAAATAGCGACGGCGGAAGTCACGGCAAATACCGTCATCAGCATTCCCAATAGCGTAACCGTTCCTACTTATCCCTATACCAGCATCTACGCATCAATTCTTTCCCAAGATAATACGGAAGGCTATATCAGCGGCTCGGTAAAAAATGTCGCTGGTTCAGCTATCAATCCGGCTGTCAAGGTCAGCGCCGGTTTCTATGAGGAAGAGGCCAGCGCTTCGCACGGCGGTTATTTAATGGCTTTGACTCCCGGCACCTATGATATCACCGCCAATCCTAATAACGGCAACAGCAGCTACGTATCCCAAACTTCGCAGTCAGTCGTCGTTGTATTGGGCAAGGTCACGTCCGGTGTTAATTTCACTTTATCCCAGGGTGGAAAAATTCGAGGTTTTTCAACGCGCGACGGCATCAATGCTTTGCCCGGCATCGCCTACACCGCCTATAACGAAAATGATATTGCGATGGCTAACGAAGTATCCGGCTCGGACGGCCGTTTTCTTTTGACCGATTTGGCGACTGGAACGTATTCCGTTGAGCCGATCCTGGGATCGGGCGAGACATCTTCGCCCGCTTCCATTTCCACGACGGTTGCCATCGGTGATGATCTTCATATCGGCACATTCACCATCAGCAACGCCTTCGGCAAAATAACCGGCACGTTCAAATCCGGCGGCGAAATCATTAAAACCGGGGTCCTGGTTATCGTCACCACGACAACAATCACGACGCCGCCGGCTTTAAGTTCCAATACGTTAACCGGCGCTCCTTACTACATGACGAACAGCTATGAAGACGGGACCTACAGCGTTGATGTCAGGGGTTCCACTTCAACCAAATACGAAGTTTATGCGTACTATTTCACTTTCAGCGGGGACACGCCGGTAATCAATTCGAGCGCCACATCCAATGTCACGGTCACCGCCGGACAAACAACTCCCGATATCAACCTGTCATGGTAA
- a CDS encoding prepilin-type N-terminal cleavage/methylation domain-containing protein, protein MVKQRLSSYGVTLPEIMITMAILGGMMLVLGEVLQQTNRFYILNRARHELQAEARGIMETVNRNLRQAKTSSIKIDRATSSQPYYSRVSFTDVNNTNYVIYQDNKKLKLTAGTVTDRVLSNNIRYLAFSFPKSDDLAIISVAMTLEKTISLQKRQYALHMASEKIRVMNE, encoded by the coding sequence ATGGTAAAACAACGATTAAGCTCATACGGCGTGACTTTGCCTGAAATTATGATTACCATGGCTATTTTAGGCGGCATGATGTTGGTGTTGGGCGAAGTGTTGCAGCAAACCAACAGATTCTATATTTTGAATCGTGCCAGGCATGAACTTCAAGCGGAAGCCCGCGGCATTATGGAAACGGTCAACAGAAATCTCCGCCAAGCAAAAACCAGCTCGATTAAAATCGATCGAGCGACGAGCAGTCAGCCGTATTATTCCCGTGTCAGTTTTACGGACGTCAACAACACGAATTATGTTATTTATCAGGACAATAAAAAATTGAAATTGACGGCGGGCACCGTTACCGACCGCGTGCTGTCTAATAATATTCGCTATTTGGCATTTTCATTTCCCAAGTCGGATGACTTGGCGATTATCTCCGTAGCCATGACGCTCGAAAAAACGATCAGCCTCCAAAAAAGGCAATATGCTTTGCATATGGCTTCGGAAAAAATCAGGGTGATGAACGAATGA
- a CDS encoding fused MFS/spermidine synthase — MKRLSGGAFIAGLLSALVTSGFSFMVLEILFLRELLITLGGAIYASSAMLGAVMLGLFLGSQIFGYLTMRLSKVTALFIVMELCLAGVCAGIIPVLRSFGLIAHWPARYIFSFIVIMLPSVLVGGEIPVAMQMIERYISKGRTGFYTGLIYGADTMGALIGALLLPFALLPELGAYKSSLVAAAGELASALIIVALSKQAIFTFTGGTLGLLIVSAFAFAWSPRLDADSAVWAMRYRYKFLKSPELLSHSFQDSIYQRIQMADIKLGSLNQPIRVLFLDGLIQSSTSPQRTYQEMIYFGLTAHPNPKHLLFIGCGDGDLIAAALADPRIESIDQVDIDRAVIETAGARLPELNHVKGLSIWDNPKVHLAIGDGRQFIRQNNRHYDLIFSDLPDASQEGSGIFYSVEFMQEIHRRLNPGGIYMTHDYLAPEVSRNRRLQLTSLVLGARTLKAAFGEYVYLMSPKLWPNKKASEDNRQVTFLMASKGRPIAVDEQAWSKRFQSFDPQPQWFNPERLKRWLDNSYHPEGLDDLPVSTDDRPVILHPRRWSQAKAVLAIE, encoded by the coding sequence ATGAAACGGCTTTCCGGCGGAGCGTTCATCGCCGGGCTTCTATCAGCCCTCGTGACATCCGGATTTTCATTTATGGTTCTTGAGATTTTATTTTTGCGCGAACTGTTGATTACGCTGGGCGGGGCGATCTATGCCTCAAGCGCCATGTTAGGCGCGGTGATGCTGGGATTATTTTTGGGCAGTCAGATATTCGGTTATTTGACCATGCGCTTATCCAAAGTGACCGCTCTTTTTATTGTCATGGAGCTTTGTTTGGCCGGCGTATGCGCGGGGATTATCCCGGTCTTGCGTTCGTTCGGTCTCATTGCTCATTGGCCGGCGCGCTATATTTTTTCATTTATCGTCATTATGCTGCCCTCGGTGCTTGTCGGCGGCGAAATTCCGGTTGCCATGCAAATGATCGAGCGGTATATTTCCAAAGGCCGCACAGGTTTTTATACCGGTTTGATTTACGGAGCCGATACCATGGGCGCTCTGATCGGCGCCCTCCTCTTGCCGTTTGCGCTTTTGCCCGAATTGGGCGCTTACAAATCCAGCCTTGTGGCTGCGGCGGGCGAGCTCGCCAGCGCTTTGATTATTGTCGCTTTAAGCAAGCAAGCCATTTTTACGTTCACCGGTGGGACTCTTGGGCTTCTCATCGTTTCAGCTTTTGCATTTGCCTGGAGCCCTCGACTAGACGCCGACAGCGCGGTCTGGGCCATGCGTTATCGCTATAAATTCCTTAAATCCCCCGAGCTCTTGTCTCATAGCTTTCAGGATTCGATTTATCAGCGTATCCAGATGGCCGATATTAAGCTGGGATCCCTAAATCAGCCTATTCGCGTATTGTTTTTAGACGGCCTGATTCAATCGTCAACCTCCCCTCAGCGGACGTATCAGGAGATGATTTATTTCGGGCTTACGGCCCACCCTAATCCCAAACATCTGCTTTTTATCGGCTGCGGAGACGGGGATTTGATCGCCGCCGCCCTGGCTGATCCCCGTATCGAATCCATTGATCAGGTGGATATTGACCGGGCGGTTATTGAAACGGCCGGAGCCCGCCTTCCCGAACTTAACCACGTCAAGGGCCTTTCCATATGGGACAATCCCAAGGTCCACCTTGCGATCGGCGACGGGCGGCAATTCATCAGACAAAATAACCGGCATTATGATTTGATTTTTTCCGATCTTCCGGATGCTTCGCAGGAAGGCTCGGGTATTTTTTATTCCGTTGAATTCATGCAAGAAATTCATAGGCGGCTTAATCCCGGCGGTATTTATATGACGCATGATTATCTGGCGCCGGAGGTTTCCCGCAATCGCCGGCTTCAATTGACGTCTTTGGTTTTGGGCGCCCGCACTCTAAAAGCCGCTTTCGGTGAGTATGTTTATTTGATGAGCCCGAAACTTTGGCCCAATAAAAAAGCCTCTGAGGATAATAGGCAGGTCACCTTTTTAATGGCCTCCAAAGGCCGGCCTATCGCCGTTGATGAGCAGGCTTGGAGCAAGCGATTTCAATCATTCGATCCTCAGCCCCAATGGTTCAACCCGGAACGCTTAAAGAGATGGCTTGACAACAGCTACCATCCCGAAGGGCTTGATGATCTGCCTGTTTCCACGGATGATCGGCCGGTTATTTTGCATCCTAGGCGCTGGAGCCAAGCTAAAGCCGTCCTGGCTATTGAATAA
- a CDS encoding DNA alkylation repair protein, producing MNVDLLKAKLRALASPKKAVILQGFFKTGPGQYGEGDRFIGVTVPQIRHIARSGPDLPLEGIRELLRRGVHEERLLGLLILTERFQGAFGKERSKLFKFYLHHLTWVNNWDLVDSSAHHIVGAYLEDKDRSLLDRLAASSRLWDRRVAMVATLHFIRKGQFDDTLRLARSLLNDQEDLMHKAAGWMLREVGKRNEAVLTGFLEAHAPSMPRTMLRYAIERLSAAKKKRFLNKK from the coding sequence ATGAACGTTGATCTGCTGAAAGCTAAACTTCGGGCCTTGGCAAGCCCGAAAAAAGCCGTGATCCTTCAAGGTTTTTTCAAAACCGGCCCAGGCCAATATGGCGAAGGCGACCGTTTTATCGGCGTAACCGTGCCCCAAATCCGGCATATTGCGCGTTCGGGTCCGGACTTGCCGCTTGAGGGCATACGGGAGTTGCTGCGTCGCGGCGTTCACGAAGAAAGGCTTTTGGGATTGTTGATTTTGACGGAGCGTTTTCAGGGGGCTTTCGGCAAGGAGCGCTCCAAGCTTTTTAAGTTCTATCTGCATCATTTGACTTGGGTGAATAATTGGGATTTGGTGGATTCATCGGCCCATCATATCGTCGGGGCTTATCTGGAAGACAAGGACCGGTCTCTTCTTGACCGCCTGGCCGCTTCATCAAGGCTCTGGGACCGGCGCGTGGCCATGGTGGCCACGCTTCATTTCATACGCAAAGGCCAATTTGACGACACCCTTCGTCTAGCGCGTTCCTTGCTCAATGATCAAGAGGATTTGATGCATAAAGCGGCCGGATGGATGCTGCGCGAAGTGGGCAAACGCAACGAGGCGGTTTTAACAGGATTTCTTGAGGCGCATGCGCCTTCGATGCCCAGAACCATGCTGCGCTACGCTATTGAACGTTTAAGCGCGGCCAAGAAAAAACGATTTCTCAATAAGAAATAA
- a CDS encoding cytochrome P450, translated as MAVKLAKASAAQKRAPGPPWYRIPESLSNIRNNPLKMLLGGMRDYGDLVRFQFGPIETYLLAHPDHVQRVFVDNNANYSRQTISYEKMMPALGRGLLTTDGSFWLKQRRTVQPAFHRQKIAMFAGRMVQATEAMLSRWQSYETTGETFDAAEEMMRLALHIAADTLLSADVSRVARAVGDALTVINKHVSDDTSCPIELPHCVPTPRNQQFQKAIRTLDKIVYDIIDERRSGKNNADDLLSMLMHAKDPETNEGMDDKQLRDELLTILLAGHETTANTLAWTWYLLSTQPTVAERLHDELDQTLQGKTPGLEDLPKLAYTKMVLQESMRLYPPAWIISRAAVKDDVIGGYKIPKKATVFMSSYVTHRHPKFWKNPEGFDPGRFEEGKNQDRHRFAYFPFGGGGHLCIGKDFAMMEAPLLLAAIAQRYCLDLVPGHPVEPEPLITLRPRYGLKMTLRPRA; from the coding sequence ATGGCTGTTAAATTAGCCAAAGCCTCCGCCGCTCAAAAGCGTGCGCCCGGTCCACCTTGGTACCGGATTCCGGAAAGCCTCTCCAATATCAGGAACAATCCGCTCAAAATGCTCTTGGGCGGCATGCGGGATTACGGCGATTTGGTCCGGTTTCAATTCGGCCCCATTGAAACCTATCTCTTGGCTCACCCCGACCATGTCCAACGCGTTTTTGTGGACAATAACGCCAATTATTCCAGGCAAACCATCAGCTATGAAAAAATGATGCCGGCTCTGGGGCGGGGCCTGCTGACCACCGACGGATCTTTTTGGCTCAAGCAGCGACGGACCGTCCAACCCGCCTTTCACCGGCAAAAAATCGCTATGTTCGCCGGCCGAATGGTTCAGGCGACCGAAGCCATGCTCAGCAGATGGCAAAGCTATGAAACCACGGGGGAAACCTTCGACGCGGCGGAAGAAATGATGCGATTGGCTCTGCACATTGCGGCGGACACCCTTCTAAGCGCCGACGTCAGCCGCGTGGCGCGAGCCGTCGGCGATGCGCTGACCGTAATCAATAAACATGTCAGCGACGATACCTCTTGTCCCATTGAGCTGCCCCATTGCGTGCCCACGCCGAGAAACCAACAATTTCAGAAAGCGATCCGCACCTTGGATAAAATCGTTTACGACATCATTGATGAACGCCGCAGCGGCAAAAACAACGCCGATGATCTTTTGTCCATGCTCATGCACGCCAAGGACCCTGAGACGAATGAGGGCATGGACGACAAACAACTCAGGGATGAGCTCCTGACCATATTGCTCGCCGGCCATGAAACAACGGCCAATACCCTGGCCTGGACCTGGTATCTTTTATCGACCCAGCCCACGGTCGCCGAGCGCCTTCACGATGAACTTGACCAAACGCTTCAGGGAAAAACGCCGGGTCTTGAGGATTTGCCCAAGCTTGCTTACACAAAAATGGTGCTCCAGGAATCAATGCGGCTTTATCCGCCGGCTTGGATCATCTCGCGCGCCGCGGTCAAGGACGACGTGATCGGCGGTTATAAAATTCCGAAGAAAGCGACTGTTTTCATGAGCTCCTATGTCACTCACCGGCATCCGAAATTCTGGAAAAATCCCGAGGGATTCGATCCCGGCCGTTTTGAAGAGGGGAAAAATCAAGACAGGCATCGCTTCGCCTATTTTCCTTTCGGCGGGGGCGGGCATCTGTGCATCGGCAAGGATTTCGCCATGATGGAGGCTCCTTTGCTCCTGGCCGCCATCGCCCAGCGCTACTGCCTCGATTTGGTCCCAGGCCATCCCGTCGAGCCCGAGCCGCTCATCACCCTGCGGCCCCGCTACGGCTTAAAAATGACGCTGCGCCCGCGCGCATAA
- a CDS encoding type II toxin-antitoxin system PemK/MazF family toxin: MLDKERPALVVSNNIRNEAAQHITVAAIRSNPKAALIPECFAVKASRANGLSHDSAADCGHLFTLDKSAFTKLLGRIEPIYLKILDRAIAVSMGLSFYPHP, translated from the coding sequence ATGCTGGATAAAGAACGGCCTGCTCTGGTCGTCTCAAACAATATTCGAAATGAGGCCGCTCAGCATATCACGGTAGCAGCCATTCGCTCCAATCCAAAAGCCGCTTTAATCCCAGAATGCTTTGCCGTTAAAGCCTCGCGCGCCAACGGCTTAAGCCATGATTCCGCGGCCGATTGCGGGCATCTTTTTACACTGGATAAATCAGCCTTTACGAAGCTGTTGGGGCGGATTGAACCCATCTATCTAAAAATTTTGGACCGCGCCATTGCCGTCAGCATGGGTTTATCTTTTTACCCTCATCCCTAA
- a CDS encoding zinc-binding dehydrogenase encodes MKALVIRKTGGPEVLKVEDWPKPYIKNNQVLIRVKAAGVNFADCIMRMGLYRDAPPRPFVPGYEVAGVVEEVGQGVTEFKKGDRVVTPTRFGGCCEFVAVDAVQPHHLPDSISFEEAAAIPVNYMTAYVGLYEMGRIREGDKVLIHNAAGGVGTAAVQLVQAAKATVIATAGSPQKIERLKAMGVQHIVNYRFGDYEENVRRLLAGKISNGASGAGLQISFNALGGDTIKKDLRLLGPGGRVIIYGMASFVGGEKTDWLKVITGLLKTPIFHPLWLANNNKGVFGLNMLFYFNPKDPAYYRRVTNDLMSLFHQGKLKPIVDSTYPLEKAPEAHHRIHSRQSIGKVVLIP; translated from the coding sequence ATGAAAGCTTTAGTCATCCGCAAAACCGGCGGTCCCGAAGTCCTCAAAGTCGAAGACTGGCCCAAGCCCTACATTAAAAACAATCAGGTTTTAATCCGCGTCAAAGCCGCGGGGGTCAATTTCGCGGATTGCATTATGCGCATGGGCCTGTACCGGGATGCGCCGCCGAGGCCTTTTGTCCCGGGCTATGAAGTGGCCGGCGTCGTGGAAGAAGTGGGCCAGGGCGTCACCGAGTTTAAAAAAGGCGACCGGGTCGTCACGCCCACGCGTTTCGGCGGCTGCTGCGAATTTGTGGCTGTTGACGCGGTTCAACCCCATCATCTGCCTGATTCCATTTCCTTTGAAGAAGCGGCCGCGATCCCGGTCAATTACATGACCGCTTATGTGGGTCTTTACGAAATGGGCCGCATCCGGGAGGGGGATAAGGTTTTAATCCATAACGCGGCGGGCGGCGTGGGCACAGCCGCAGTGCAGTTAGTGCAGGCAGCCAAAGCCACGGTCATCGCCACCGCGGGCTCGCCCCAAAAAATTGAACGCTTGAAAGCCATGGGCGTCCAGCACATCGTCAATTACCGCTTCGGCGATTACGAAGAAAACGTCCGCCGCCTCTTAGCCGGAAAAATTTCAAACGGCGCTTCAGGAGCGGGCCTTCAAATCAGCTTCAACGCCTTGGGCGGTGACACCATTAAGAAAGATTTGCGCCTCCTGGGCCCCGGCGGCCGAGTGATCATCTACGGCATGGCCTCTTTTGTGGGAGGGGAAAAGACGGATTGGCTCAAAGTCATCACAGGGCTTTTGAAAACGCCGATTTTCCATCCCCTCTGGCTCGCCAACAACAACAAAGGCGTGTTCGGTCTGAACATGTTGTTTTATTTCAACCCCAAGGACCCGGCCTATTACCGCCGCGTCACCAATGATTTGATGAGCCTGTTCCACCAAGGCAAGCTAAAACCCATCGTGGACAGCACCTACCCGCTAGAGAAAGCCCCCGAAGCCCACCACCGCATCCACTCCCGCCAATCCATCGGCAAAGTGGTTTTAATCCCGTAG
- the folE gene encoding GTP cyclohydrolase I FolE, giving the protein METKTRSIPDVVRELISLIGEDPSRLGLKKTPERFAKAISELTSGYNLDTDAIVNGAVYPAEGNSGLILVRDISFHSLCEHHLLPFHGKAYVAYMPDEKIIGLSKIPRIVQVFARRLQLQERLTRQIAQAVETKLNPLGVGVIVKARHMCLEMRGAKAAGSEMVTSVYLGKFKDCSMTRSEFLNLIANPPR; this is encoded by the coding sequence ATGGAAACCAAGACCCGGTCCATTCCCGATGTCGTCCGCGAGCTGATTTCTTTAATCGGCGAGGACCCTTCGCGCCTGGGCTTAAAGAAAACCCCGGAACGCTTCGCCAAGGCCATTTCGGAATTGACCAGCGGATACAACCTGGACACCGACGCGATCGTCAACGGCGCGGTTTATCCGGCGGAGGGAAACTCCGGATTGATTCTGGTCCGGGATATTAGTTTTCACTCTCTTTGCGAGCATCATCTTCTGCCCTTTCACGGCAAAGCCTATGTCGCCTATATGCCCGATGAAAAAATTATCGGGCTGTCCAAAATCCCGCGCATCGTCCAGGTTTTCGCGCGCAGGCTCCAGCTCCAAGAACGCCTGACCCGGCAAATCGCCCAGGCCGTTGAAACGAAGTTAAACCCCCTGGGCGTGGGCGTCATCGTCAAGGCGCGGCATATGTGCCTTGAAATGCGCGGCGCCAAAGCCGCCGGATCGGAAATGGTGACCAGCGTTTATTTGGGCAAATTTAAGGATTGCTCGATGACCCGTTCCGAATTCCTCAACTTGATCGCCAACCCGCCCCGATGA
- the ispH gene encoding 4-hydroxy-3-methylbut-2-enyl diphosphate reductase, whose protein sequence is MGKKLFVVAPRGWCAGVDRAIEILDVVLEHFPTPVYVRHEIVHNKTVVESYKKRGVVFVDEAGEVPEGQIVVFSAHGTAPNVEEEAKRRRLKVIDATCPLVTKVHLEVQRFVEKGYSILYIGHKNHIEAVGVLGEAPDKITIVETPQEAAQIPAPPQKTVILTQTTLSVDDTQKVIDVLKSRFPWIQLTPKEDICYATTNRQAAVKLLIGAHQPQFIYVIGSKNSSNSNRLCEVAKTLGVPSRLIDSTTDIRPEDWEGKTTLGLTAGASAPESLVQEVADYFRREGYAVEETIFEKENMSFALPKELIELIPVS, encoded by the coding sequence ATGGGAAAAAAACTTTTCGTCGTGGCGCCGCGCGGCTGGTGCGCGGGCGTGGACCGCGCCATTGAAATTTTAGACGTCGTTCTCGAGCATTTTCCAACTCCCGTTTACGTCCGCCATGAAATCGTCCACAACAAAACCGTGGTTGAGTCCTATAAAAAGCGCGGCGTTGTTTTTGTGGATGAAGCCGGCGAAGTGCCGGAAGGGCAAATCGTGGTTTTTTCGGCTCACGGCACCGCTCCGAATGTTGAAGAAGAGGCCAAGCGCCGCCGCTTAAAAGTTATCGATGCCACCTGCCCCCTGGTTACCAAAGTCCACCTTGAAGTGCAGCGTTTCGTTGAAAAAGGCTACAGCATTCTTTATATCGGACACAAAAATCATATCGAAGCGGTCGGCGTTCTAGGCGAGGCCCCGGATAAAATCACCATCGTCGAGACTCCGCAGGAAGCCGCTCAAATCCCGGCGCCGCCCCAAAAAACCGTGATCCTCACGCAAACCACGCTTTCCGTAGACGACACGCAAAAAGTGATCGATGTTTTAAAATCGCGCTTTCCGTGGATTCAACTGACCCCGAAAGAAGATATTTGCTATGCCACCACCAACCGCCAGGCCGCGGTCAAGCTCTTGATCGGCGCCCATCAGCCCCAATTTATTTACGTCATCGGCTCAAAGAACAGCTCCAATTCCAACCGGCTCTGTGAAGTGGCCAAAACCCTGGGCGTCCCATCGCGCCTGATTGACTCGACCACGGATATCCGGCCGGAGGACTGGGAGGGCAAAACAACGCTAGGTTTGACCGCCGGCGCCAGCGCGCCCGAGAGCCTGGTCCAAGAAGTCGCGGATTATTTCCGCCGCGAAGGTTACGCGGTTGAAGAAACGATTTTCGAAAAAGAAAACATGAGTTTCGCCCTGCCCAAAGAATTAATCGAACTCATTCCCGTCTCATAA